Within the Staphylococcus warneri genome, the region CAACAGGTTTATCTGGATATGGATATGCATCATATAAAACTCTATTCGTTATGACTCCCTTTAGTCCTTCTTCACCATTTCGAGGTATGTGTACACAACTAATTTGATAATTATAGGCTAATCTAATGCTATCATGTAATAATTGTGCAAAAGGATGGGGTTGACCTACTAATTCTGCTAAATCTTTAACTGGTGCATTTATTTCAGTTTCATTTATCGCTTCGCTTGCCCAATGTTCAACTGCTTTGCGATCATAATACGTGACATTAAGTAATGCTTCATCTTCATCATAATTATTCAAATCAATGACTTCTGGTGAAATTTCCTCAACCTCATATGTATTAGTTCGTTTTTTAAATTTTATTTTTACATGAACGAGTTCTTCTGCATTTTGTCCTGCTTGTACATAAACTGTTCCATGATCTTGACCAACTAATGTTTGATGTTGATGTGCTGTTATGATGAGATCTATAACCCCTAATTCCTCCATCAATATTTCAGCTTCATTGACATTTACTTCATTTTTCTTATTGGATTTACTGATTTTGTCTAATCCACCATGATATATCACTATTAAAAAGTCTGGTTCTTCGATTTCATGTATATATCTAATCCATCTTTTAGCTGATAATAATGTTTTTTCGATGCTCACATCTTCTTCCATTTCTGCATATTCATTTTTCATTAGACCATCGGCTGTTAAACCTACTATTGCAATTTTCAAATTATCAAAATGTTGAATAGAATATGGTGTTGAAAAGTACGGTTCTTTCGTTTTGATATATTCTATATTAGCAGATAACCATGGAAATCTAGATAGTGCAACAGAACGAGTTAAAAATGACAATCCAAATTTAAATTCGTTAGGACTAATGCCACTGGCATCATACTGCATGGCATTCATTAACTTTATCATTGGATGGCGCTTATATGGTGCGACAATAGCATAATAAAAAGCTGCTAATGACCCTGCCAAACTACCACCACTATCTAGTAAGATTACATTTTGATTATTGTTTCTTACTTGTCTAACAAAAGTTCCAGCGCGATATATATTTGAGCCATAATCTCCATTTAAAAAATGACTATGCATATCAGAAGTTGCTATGACATCTACATCGATATTCTCATTTCTCTCCATCTCAACACACCTCTCATTATGGTTAGTTTAACATGTATTTTTGTTTAAGTGATATCACTTTGGATAGATAACTTATATTATTAAGAAAAATATAAAAGACATTTTAAGTATCAACTATCTTTAATACTTAAAATGTCTTTGATTTAATTTATCCAATTTGTATACGTTCTTTAGGGTAGCTGAATTTTTTAGGTTCTTTTCTTCCAGCTATCATTATAATGAATGAGATTAAACCTACACGTCCTATAAACATTAATATCATTAATACAATTTTTGTAATGTTACTTACATCATCTGTTACACCTAGTGTTAGACCACATGTACCAAATGCCGACATAACTTCAAAGAAAACTTGTAAAAACGATAGTTTTCCTTGCTCTGCTACAGATATAATAATCATACTTGTAAAGGTCAAAATGGAAGCCATTGTAAATACCATAAATGATCGTTGTATATCCATAATATGAATTTCTCTATTAAATACTTTAATAGAGATTTTATCAGCAGAATTACTAAAATTGATGACAAATAATATTAAAATAGCAAAAGTAGTAGTACGGATACCACCACCTACGGAACTAGGAGATGAACCTATAAACATCAAAATACTCATAATGATATTGGTTGCATCACTAAAATGGGATACATCAATGGTTTGCAATCCTGCACTCCTAGTTGTTGCTGATTGAAATAGAGAATAAAACAGTGACTGATGCCAACTCATCCCTTTGAATGCATGATTATGTTCTAATAAGAAAATAATCATGACACCAAAAACAAATAAAAATAAATATGTTGATGTTGTGATTTTAGTAAATAATGAAAATCTAAAATTTGTTACTCTATTTTTAATATAGGCTTTGACTTCAAGTAATACTGGAAATCCAATAGAACCTAGAACGATAAGGAACATCACAATCGTTTGCACAAAATAATCTTTGGCATATGGAACAAGTGAATCACCTGTAATATCCAGACCACCATTAGTTGTCGCTGATATTGAAACAAATATTCCCTGCATTATAGCATATTTTAAATCGGGATTATCTCGATAAAAATAAAATGCCAGTAAAAGTGCACCAATAAATTCTATTACAATAATCGTTCTAACTATTTCTAAGATTAATTTGACTGTCCCACTCATTGTATCTTTATTGTTATCAAGCATGATTAACTGACGTTCACGAATACCTATATGTTTACCTAGTACAACCCATAATAATGTTCCAATGGCCATCACACCAATACCGCCAATATTTAGAATGACTAGTATAATAATTTGACCAAACGTAGAATACGTGTCAACAATACTAATTGGTGTTAATCCTGTAACGCTTATTCCAGATACTGCTACAAATAATGTATCTATTGGGTTAACGTCGACACCAGATTTATGAACATATGGCAAATTTAACAATAAAAACGCGACAACAATTGCTGCTAAATAGTATAGAACTATCCCTTGTTGAGGACTGGATCTTTTTAATAGTTGACCAAATATCGACATTCAATTCACCTCAACATTATTTTAGTTTTATATCTATATTAATGACTTTTCCATCTCTATACACTTTAGCCTTTAATGTACTTTTGTCTTCTCTATGACTAAATATAATTTGTCTATATCTTAAATTATCTTCAATTCTTTTCCCATCTAATTCTACTATGACATCATCTTTTTTCAACCCTGATTTATCGCCAGGAGCATTGGGTTTTACTTCGCCAACAATAATACCATTTTTAACACTATTAGGTAATTTGATTGATTGGCGTTCGTCATCATCAATATCAGCTACATTTTTAATTTTAATTCCAGTATTAGGATATTCAACTTTTCCCTCTTTTTCTAATTGATTAGCTATTTTTTGAGCATCATTAATTGGTATTGCAAATCCCATACCTTCCACATTATTCATATCAATTTTCAGAGAAACAATACCTATTAGTTTACCATCTCTATCAACAACTGCGCCACCAGAATTTCCGGGATTAACCGGCGCATTTATTTGAAATGCTTTCATTAGTACATCGTAGCTATCATCTTTATCAATATCTACTGGTACATGTCTATCTAAACCAGAGACTATACCATCAGATACACTTTCTTTGAAATCTACACCTAATGGGTTACCAACTACAATTATAGGCTCTCCTAAAACAAGATGATTAGAATTACCAGTAGTGATGGCTTTTACAGAATCATCTGCACTTTTAGCTTTAATGACTGCTATATCTGACCATTTATCCGTACCGATCACTTTTCCTTGAACCGACTTATTATTACCAAATGTTATCTTTTGCTTATCTTTATTACCAACTACATGCGCATTTGTCATAATAAAAAGAGAGTCGCCCACTTTCTTGTAGACGACACCTGAACCAATTTCATTATCTGCTTTAGATGTATTATTTGGAACTGAAGTATTTTTTGACCCTTCGTTCTCCACTGTTACTACAGATTTTACTGTACTATTCGCACTTTTCATTGTGTCAGTATAATGTTTATTCGTAGGTGTTAAAGCACTGTCATTTGTATGATCATTTTTATTAACATTAGTAAAAATAGCGTTAAGTATAATAATTAATAATATCACTCCAATAATAATAGCTATTTTAGGCCAATGTTCCATAAAGAATGACTTGATAATATCTAGATAATCAGTTTTATTTTCTGTTTTATCACGAGTTGAAGTTGCATTATCTTTCTTTGTTTCAAATTGATTTTGTTTAGCATTTTGATTGCTTTGATACGGATGTTTATTTTCAGATTCAAAATCATGTTTTTTAACATAAGTTGCTTGTTTATTTAAATTACTACTAGATTCTGCTTTACTGTTGTTCTTTTTAGTTTCAAATTCACCACCACTTTTTAGATGATCTTCTTGAAATGTTTTAGACGCTAATTTATCACTTTGATTCTGCACGAGAGTGGAACTTTCATTATCATCTTGATTGTTATCTTGTGATGATTGATTTTTGTGATTTTGATCTCGTTTAAGTTGCTGTTCCTCTGGTAATGTTAATTTCGACTTACTATTTTCATGAGCTTGTTGCGTTTTATTTGATTTATCATTATGATTTGATACTTGATTTTGTTGTTGTTGGATTTCTTCTTTAGTTAACTTTTCTATTCTTGCTTTTCTTAAGTTATCTTTAACTCTTTCTTCATTAACTTTAGCTTGGTATTCATCCTTTTTAGCTTGAATTCTTTCTTCTTGTCTTTGTTTTTCTACTCTTTCCTCTCTTTCTTCGTTATGAAAAAATTCACGACGTTGACGTCGATAGCTTTTACGAGGAATTACTTGTTTTTTATTTTTATCCACAGATAGCCACTCCTATCATTTCAATCAATTACTTTTATTATGACATACTCAATGGGTTTAAGGTAACATTTTTCACAATGATATGTATTACCCTAATAAATAGTATTATGTATATATAAATTTTAATATTTTATTATTAAAACTGCAATGTTAAACAAGCATTAAATAAGACTTCGTAATAATATACGAAGCCTTAGTTCATTATTTCTTATTCTTTTTATTATTTACAGCTGATGTTAACCAACCAATAACAACAAGTAATATTAGGACAGCCCAGAAAATAGATTGCCATAAAACTGTATGTGGGAATTCTTCTGGTAAAATACCTACGTCTTTATGTGCTAATACTAATACGACTAATTTAATACCGACCCAACCTACAATTGCGAAAGCTGCGCCTTCTAAACCAGGATATTTATTTAATAATTCAACAAACCAAGTTGCTGCGAAACGCATTAGAATAACACCTATCATACCGCCTAAGAACATTACTGAAAATTGACCTAAGTCCATTCCACCAAAATGTATACCTACTTTTGGTAGAGTCACAGCGATTGCTAATGCTGCTAACATGGAATCAATAGCAAATGCAATATCTGCAAATTCTACTTTAAATACTGTGCCCCAGAATGCTTTTGGACCAACTTTCTTTTCTTGACCATCTTCGTCAAAGTGATGATCATCTCCGACATTTTCATGATTCTTGTCATCTTTTTTATGGAAGAACTCCCATAAATTCTTAATTGACATATAGATTAAATATACAGCTCCTGCTGCTTGTATAAACCAGAAATTAGCAATGATACTAATTAAGAATAATGCTAAAAATCTAAATACAAATGCACCTAATAAACCATAAAATAGTGCTTTCTTTCTTTGCTCAGGTGGTAAATGCTTTACCATAACTGCCATTACTATTGCATTATCAGCAGCTAAAAGACCCTCTAAAAATACTAAGACTAGTAATACCCATGCATAGGATAATAACAAACTCGGATCCATAGTGGACAACTCCTTTAAATTTAATACAAATAAAGAGACCTATGCTAAATAATAGCAAAGGTCTCACTTAGCAAATACTATTGCCCACTTTACCGGAAGTGAATACTTCGTAATGACGATAAAGTGTAAAATCACTCAAATTTATTCAGTGACTATCAAGTTACTCCCCTCTGACATGAGTGTCATAGGTATTTATTTGTGAATATACTTATTATACAAGCTAATTGATATAATGACAATTTATAATTTTATAACATCACCATTATATAACAACTGATACCCGCACTAGTATATAGACAAACATATTATAATAAACTATATAATTTAATGTCTGGGAACTTTTCTTCAAACCAACGTGTTGCAAACTCGTTTTCAAATAAAAATACATAATTATCATAACGATCGTGTACAAGTATTGAACGAGATGTATTCATATTATCTTTAATATCATCTTCATTTTCAATCCATCTTGCAATTTTACGACCTACTGGTTCCATCACTACATCTACATTGTATTCATTGTTCATACGATGTTCGAAAACTTCAAATTGTAGCTGTCCAACTGCACCTAAAATAATTTGATTCGTATGCAATGTTTTATAGTATTGAATCGCACCCTCTTGTACTAATTGTTCGATACCTTTATGAAAATGCTTTTGTTTCATGACATTTTTCGCTGATACTTTCATAAATATTTCTGGAGTGAATTGTGGTAAATCTTGGAAACTAAAGTCTTGTTTTCCGCCAACTAATGTATCTCCGATTTGGTAATTTCCTGTATCGTATAAACCTATTATATCTCCTGCAACTGCATGATTAACTGTTTCTTTATCATCGGCCATAAATGATGTTGATCGTGTGATCTTTTGTTTTTTATTCGTACGTTGTAAGGTTACATCCATACCACGTTCAAATGCACCACTAACTACTCTCATAAATGCAATTCTATCTCTATGTTTAGGGTCCATGTTTGCTTGAATTTTAAATATAAAACCTGAAAAATCTGTATCAAAAGGACTTACTTCAACATCTTCTTTAGTTTGACGTGCATTTGGCATTGGAGCATGATCAACGTAAGCATTTAAAAAGTTTTGAACTCCGAAATTAGCTAAAGCTGAGCCGAAGAATACTGGTGTCAATTCACCATTTAATAATGCCTCGTTATCAAAATTTTCGCCTGCTTCTTCAACTAACATTAACTCTTCTATTGCTTGTTCGAATGCACTATCATTTTTAATTGCATGATCTTCTTCTAATTCAAAATCATCATTTAGGTGTAAGATATTCTCTTCATCTCTAAATGGTTCAATAGATTTAGATTTTCTATCAATAATACCAAAGAAGTTTTGGCCCATACCTACTGGCCAATTCATTGGATATGTATCAATATTTAATGTTTCTTCAATTTCATCCAATAATTCAAATGGTTCCTTACCGACACGGTCTAACTTGTTAATAAAAGTGAAGATAGGAATACCACGCATCTTACAAACTTTAAATAGTTTTAATGTCTGAGGCTCTATACCTTTTGCACAGTCAATCACCATCACAGCACTATCTACTGCCATTAAAGTACGATACGTGTCTTCAGAAAAGTCTTCGTGCCCGGGTGTATCTAAAATATTAATCTTATAATCATCATAATCAAATTGCATTACAGAACTCGTTACTGAAATACCACGTTCTTGCTCTACTTTCATCCAGTCACTTGTAGCGAATTTACCTGTTTTTTTACCTTTAACAGTACCCGCTTCACGAATAGCACCACTGAAGAATAATAGTTTTTCAGTTAATGTTGTTTTCCCAGCATCTGGATGGGAAATAATCGCAAAAGTCTTTCTTGACTCTACTTCTTCCTTTATATTCATTAATCATTCTCCTTTAGTATTGTTTCAATCCAATTAGTTACTGTACTTGCTAATTTCTGGGCTTCTTCTTCATCATTAAATGTGAAAAATTGCATCAATAACGTATCGTTAATTTCTGCTCGAGTTAAATCAATTGCAACTTCAACTGACCAAAATTGATCAGGTATAGCAATAAGTACTGTTTCATTCAACCTATGAAAATATACTTGAAATGGGGAAGTGCCCCCTGTATATTCTCTAATCTTCAACAGGTCCACCACCAAATTTTTTATACGCCGCTTCTAAACCAATTAAGTCATCACGGTGTGGTACCTTTACATGCCCGGGCATAATTTGATAAGGTTCTCTACCTTTTGAAGCTAGTACTACAGTATCACCAGGTTCTGCAACATCAATTGCATGTTTAATGCCTTCTGCTCTATCTTCAAATTCAACATAATTTGAGTGAGTGGCACCCTTAGCTAATTCAGCTGTAAGCATTTTAGGATCATCATTGGCAGGATTATCAGGCGTGAAAATAACGTAATCAGCACGACAAGCTACACTACCCATTTCAGGCGTTTTGGTCATGTCTCTTTCACCAGCCATACCTACTAAGAAGATAAGTTTTTGTTTCACAAATGGCTTGACTGCATCAATAAGTTTATTCATTCCGTCTGCAGTATGGGCATAATCTATAATTAAATCTATAGGCAAACTAGGGTCTAATACTTCTAAACGCCCCTCTACTGGTTCAAGTGATTTGACCGCTTCAATGATTTCTTCAAATGTAGCTCCTTTACTCCAAACCGCTATCATCGCTGCCATAATGTTTGAAATATTGAATTTACCTACATATGGACTTTCAACTTGATAACTACCAAATGGCGTGTCAAATTCAAATTTAACACCTTGTAAAGATTCTTCTACATTAATTGCTCTAAACTGTGCATCATTATCTATGCCATACGTAAATACCTCATACGGCGTTACGGAAGCTAGATATTCTGAAAAATCATCATCATTGTTTAATACAACATATTTTTCTTTAGCGAGGTCTTCACCTAATTGACTAAATAACAGCGATTTAGCATGTCCATATGCTTCCATTGTGCCGTGAAAATCTAAATGATCTTGAGTTAAATTAGAAAAAATGGCAACATCAAATTCAACGCCTCTTAAACGACCTAATGATAATCCATGACTAGATACTTCCATTGTCATTGCTTCAGCACCTTCATCAACAGCTTCTTTAATTTTTTTAGTTAGAGATACTGTTTCCGGGGTTGTATTCGCACCTTTTGTTTTTGTTTCGTTTATTTGGAATCCATTTGTTCCTAAATAAGCACTATTTTTATTTAACTTTCTATAAATTAAATGAATCATAGTTGCTATAGACGTTTTACCATTTGTTCCTGTTACGCCATATGTAACTAATTGATGACTTGGAAAGTCAAACAATTCATGTGCTAATAAACTCGCCACTCTTAAAGTGTCGGGTACTATAATTTGAGTCACATCGCCATTTAAGTCTTGCTCTCTATTGACCACAATGATGCTACATCCTTGATCTACTACATTTTGACAAAACTTATGGCTATCAACTGTATAACCTTTTGATGCGACAAAAATACTGCCTTCTTTAGCCGTTCTTGAATCAGTAGTGATATCTACGACTTCTTTATCTAATGTTCCTATTACTTGTTTTACTCGAATTTTTTCGAACAATACACTCGCATTCAAAATGAATCGCTCCTTTTTTTACAATAAGTCTATTATACACGTTTTGGTGACTATGATAAATTTATTCTTTCTATATAAATACCAGTTAATCCTAAACAATTTTAACTGACTTATTTTATGCCAATTTCTTATAATATTAGTTTATTGATTCTATAGCGATTAAGTCGCGTTATTCCTTTGTATGTTCAAGAGGAATATTAATTTAGCTTATTCAAAACTTTGAAAATGTAAATTTATACCTTATATATTAATCTACTATTAAATAAAACTAAAATTCTTGTTATTTGATAGATTTTAATAATACATATTTGTTAAACCATGCTAACATTATAAATAGATTATCAACCTTATATAAAGTAATTATAAAGAAAATCCATCACTTGTATTAAGTTCTTTCAAATTTATTTTTAAGATAGTTGTGGTATAATGCATAAATACAATTTTTCAAGCAATGTCATATTACCCTTTTAAATTGTAATTAAGACTAAATTGCTACAAATCAATGGTATTTCATGTACACGTAATCACGATATTCCTTTTATAATGTATTAAAATACGTTACACTTATTATAAATTTTAAAAATTAACGGAGGGTGGCTTTTAATGGTTACTCAAAATAAAAAGATATTGATTATTACTGGTTCTTTCGGTAACGGTCATATGCAAGTTACTCAAAGCATCGTAAACCAATTAAATGAAATGAATTTGGACCATTTAAGTGTGATTCAACACGACCTATTTATGGAAGCGCATCCTATTTTAACTTCTATATGTAAAAAATGGTATATCAATAGCTTTAGATATTTCAGAAATATGTATAAAAACTTTTATTATAGCCGCCCTGATCAACTAGATAAATGTTTTTATAAATATTATGGTCTAAATAAATTGATTAATATACTCATTAATGAAAAACCAGATTTAATTTTATTAACATTCCCTACACCAGTTATGTCTGTTTTAACAGAACAATTTAATATCAATATTCCAGTTGCTACAGTGATGACTGATTACAGAATGCATAAAAACTGGATTACACCAGAATCTGATCGCTATTATGTAGCCACTGAAGATACCAAGAAAGATTTTATCGAAGCAGGCGTACCTGCCTCTCAAATTAAAGTCACGGGAATCCCCATTTCAGATAAATTCGAAGAACATATTGATCAAAGAGCTTGGTTGAGTAAACATCACTTAGATCCTGATAGACCTACAATATTAATGTCTGCAGGTGCTTTTGGTGTTTCAAAAGGATTCGACCAAATGATTAATGAAATTTTAGAGAAAAGTAAACATTCACAAGTTGTTATGATTTGTGGTCGTAGTAAAGAATTAAAACGCTCTTTACAAGCTCAATTCAAAGATCATCCTGATGTTCTCATTCTAGGTTTTACAAAACATATGAATGAATGGATGGCATCAAGTCAATTAATGGTTACAAAACCTGGTGGTATTACAATTTCAGAAGGGCTTACTCGTTGTATTCCAATGATTTTCTTAAATCCAGCTCCAGGACAAGAATTAGAAAATGCGAATTATTTTGAGGATATGACGTTTGGTAAAATTGCCAATACACCTGAAGAGGCTATAGATATCGTTACGCATCTTACAAATAATGAATCAATATTAAATAAAATGACTTCAAACATGAGAGAATCTAAAATTGAGTATGCCACTCAAAAATTATGCAAAGACCTATTAGAACTATTAGGCCATTCTTCGCAACCAGAAGAGATTTATGGAAAGGTGCCTTTGTATGCAAGATTCTTCGTTAAATAACTATTCTAATAATAAAAACTTTATAATTATGCTTGTCATTTTATTTCTTATGGAATTTGCTAGAGGTATGTACATATTAAGTTATATTAACTACCTACCTACTGTCACTTCTATTGCAGTTGCAGTGACATCTTTAGCATTTTCTATACATTTTATAGCAGATGCAGCTACAAATTTTGTGATTGGCTTTTTATTAAAGAAGTTTGGCGCTAAATTAGTATTAACTTCTGGGTTTTTACTAGCATTTCTAAGTTTATTCTTAGTTATTTGGTTCCCATCATCACCAATAGTCATCATAATTAGCGCAATCATGCTTGGTATAGCCGTTAGTCCTATTTGGGTTATCATGCTATCAAGCGTTCAAGAAGATAAACGTGGTAAGCAGATGGGTTACGTATATTTTGCGTGGTTGTTAGGTTTATTAGTCGGTTGGGTAGTAATGAACTTCTTAATTAAGATACACCCATTACATTTTGTATTTATGATGTCTTTAGTCGTATTAATCGCATGGATATTATACTACTTTGTTAATATTCAATTGACTAATTACAATACTAAACCTGTAAAAGAACAATTATTACAGATTGTAGATGTAACTAAGCGACATATTATTTTATTCCCAGGTATATTACTCCAAGGTGCAGCAATTTCAGCTTTAATACCTATTCTACCCACATATGCTACAAAAATAGTACATGTCTCAACGATTGAATATACAATCGCAATCATGATAGGTGGAATTGGTTGTGCTATATCAATGCTATTTCTTTCAAAAATAATTGATAAAAATAGTAGAGGCTTTATGTATAGTATTATATTTGGCGGGTTCATCTTATACACACTTATGATATTTGGATTATCATTAATCACAAATATATATATTGTGTGGGGAATCGCGTTATTCATTGGTCTCATGTACGGTATCTTATTACCCGCATGGAATACTTTTATGGCTGGACACATCAATCCAAAAGAGCAAGAAGAAACTTGGGGTGTATTTAATAGTGTGCAAGGTTTTGGGTCTATGATTGGTCCTTTATTAGGTGGCTTAATTACACAGTTTACTAATAATTTAAATAATACTTTCTATTTTTCTGCACTTATTTTCTTAGTTTTAGCCTTATTTTATGGCTATTACTTTATAAATAGAAAACGTGCTAATTAAATAAAAATGGAGTGAGATAAAGATCTATGTATCATAGATTCCACTATCTCACTCCATTTTTTATAACTATTTATAATTTTTAATTTAACTTAAATGTATCGATAACTTTCCATTTATCTTCTTCAGTGCTAAATTGTAGTAATGATAATTCATCGATTGTCTCTTTATGATCTACCCCTGCTAACTCTACTTGACCATAAATATCTTCAAATTCTTGGCTTGAAAGACCTTGAGCAATTGTAAAATGAGGTACAAATTGATGTTCGGCCTTACCATAGAAATCATCTGTATTAAAACGATCGAAAATTTCTTCAAGTTCATCATTCTTAGCAACTTTAAAGTAAATGACATTATTTACTGGTTTAAAGCTAGATGCTTTAGTTGCATGAATATCAATTGATGAAATACCTTTAATTCGAGTTTCAATTTCTTTTTTAACTGAATCTAAATCCGCATCGTTAATTTCAAATTGAGATTTCACAGTAATATGTGGCATAATTTGCGCATAATGTGTATCATAACGCTTACGATATGCATTTACCTCTTCTTGAAATGACTTTGATGGGATTAAAGCTAATCCTAAAATCATTTGAATTCCTCCTTTGTTTAACCTATTTCCATTATATCAAAATTCTATGAAAACCGTTACTTTAAACTTAAAAATATTTTTTCTATTTTAAACAATATACATAATAATATTTGTACGTTATTAATTTGAATAACGATTGAACTTGATCATTAATAAGTATAATTTACTCTGGTAATTCCTCATCTAAAAAGTATTTTAAAATATCCCCTAATAAAGGTTTCCATGATTTCCAATTATGACCACCTTCAAATTCTTGATAGTGATAACGAACATCAAATTGATTAATAAGTGCATTCAACTCGCGATTAGGTGTTAAGAAGTTAGCTCTCTTGCCATTCGTAGGTAATGTGAAGTCTTCCTCTTCTAAACCGATTCCATGCCAAATAGAAAGTTGTGATTTCGTGTCACACCCCTCAACCTTTTCTTTAACCACTTCATCGTATTGTGGACTTAACATTGCTACTTGGCTAAATATCGTTGGATAGGTTAGGGCTGTAAGTAATGCTATACTTCCAGCTAAACTATCACCCATCAATAGTCGAGCATTCCCCACTTTATAAGTAGGAAAAGTCGCATCTATAAATGGTAATAGTTCTTTACCAACTGCTTGGACAGTTAAATGTGATCG harbors:
- the ltaA gene encoding lipoteichoic acid biosynthesis MFS flippase LtaA — its product is MQDSSLNNYSNNKNFIIMLVILFLMEFARGMYILSYINYLPTVTSIAVAVTSLAFSIHFIADAATNFVIGFLLKKFGAKLVLTSGFLLAFLSLFLVIWFPSSPIVIIISAIMLGIAVSPIWVIMLSSVQEDKRGKQMGYVYFAWLLGLLVGWVVMNFLIKIHPLHFVFMMSLVVLIAWILYYFVNIQLTNYNTKPVKEQLLQIVDVTKRHIILFPGILLQGAAISALIPILPTYATKIVHVSTIEYTIAIMIGGIGCAISMLFLSKIIDKNSRGFMYSIIFGGFILYTLMIFGLSLITNIYIVWGIALFIGLMYGILLPAWNTFMAGHINPKEQEETWGVFNSVQGFGSMIGPLLGGLITQFTNNLNNTFYFSALIFLVLALFYGYYFINRKRAN
- a CDS encoding esterase family protein, whose protein sequence is MSEFKPGKINKHIFYSDILERDVTISIYLPEEYTDLFKYQVIICFDGLDFLRFGRIQREYEKLRKDNEIQRAIIVGFHYEDVEKRREEFHPKGSRSHLTVQAVGKELLPFIDATFPTYKVGNARLLMGDSLAGSIALLTALTYPTIFSQVAMLSPQYDEVVKEKVEGCDTKSQLSIWHGIGLEEEDFTLPTNGKRANFLTPNRELNALINQFDVRYHYQEFEGGHNWKSWKPLLGDILKYFLDEELPE
- a CDS encoding UDP-N-acetylmuramoyl-L-alanyl-D-glutamate--L-lysine ligase, translating into MNASVLFEKIRVKQVIGTLDKEVVDITTDSRTAKEGSIFVASKGYTVDSHKFCQNVVDQGCSIIVVNREQDLNGDVTQIIVPDTLRVASLLAHELFDFPSHQLVTYGVTGTNGKTSIATMIHLIYRKLNKNSAYLGTNGFQINETKTKGANTTPETVSLTKKIKEAVDEGAEAMTMEVSSHGLSLGRLRGVEFDVAIFSNLTQDHLDFHGTMEAYGHAKSLLFSQLGEDLAKEKYVVLNNDDDFSEYLASVTPYEVFTYGIDNDAQFRAINVEESLQGVKFEFDTPFGSYQVESPYVGKFNISNIMAAMIAVWSKGATFEEIIEAVKSLEPVEGRLEVLDPSLPIDLIIDYAHTADGMNKLIDAVKPFVKQKLIFLVGMAGERDMTKTPEMGSVACRADYVIFTPDNPANDDPKMLTAELAKGATHSNYVEFEDRAEGIKHAIDVAEPGDTVVLASKGREPYQIMPGHVKVPHRDDLIGLEAAYKKFGGGPVED
- a CDS encoding diglucosyl diacylglycerol synthase yields the protein MVTQNKKILIITGSFGNGHMQVTQSIVNQLNEMNLDHLSVIQHDLFMEAHPILTSICKKWYINSFRYFRNMYKNFYYSRPDQLDKCFYKYYGLNKLINILINEKPDLILLTFPTPVMSVLTEQFNINIPVATVMTDYRMHKNWITPESDRYYVATEDTKKDFIEAGVPASQIKVTGIPISDKFEEHIDQRAWLSKHHLDPDRPTILMSAGAFGVSKGFDQMINEILEKSKHSQVVMICGRSKELKRSLQAQFKDHPDVLILGFTKHMNEWMASSQLMVTKPGGITISEGLTRCIPMIFLNPAPGQELENANYFEDMTFGKIANTPEEAIDIVTHLTNNESILNKMTSNMRESKIEYATQKLCKDLLELLGHSSQPEEIYGKVPLYARFFVK
- a CDS encoding YjcG family protein, producing the protein MILGLALIPSKSFQEEVNAYRKRYDTHYAQIMPHITVKSQFEINDADLDSVKKEIETRIKGISSIDIHATKASSFKPVNNVIYFKVAKNDELEEIFDRFNTDDFYGKAEHQFVPHFTIAQGLSSQEFEDIYGQVELAGVDHKETIDELSLLQFSTEEDKWKVIDTFKLN